TGTTTACGCCAAACACAACAGATTGGACAGTTTTAACACTTAACTTATCTGACTTTAAACATTACCGTATTGGTGAAATTATTGGAGACCAAATGCCAACAAAAGCTTTAGATGACATTTTTAATATAGCGATAATTATTAGTGATAAAAAGGCAGGTGCTTTTGATATTGAAATTGATTATATAACGTTTGAGTAAGCCATCTTTTTAAAACTAACATCTTATCTTCTAATTCTAAAACAACATCAATGGCAATAGAAAACATACCTGAAATCTACATAAAGGATAGCACAAAAAACTCAGATTTATTCGTGTATGATTTTAAAATGAGTAATGATGTTGTAAAAAGTAAGGTTAATTTAGGGATGAATATGTTTAGCTTTTTACAAGTAGGCAAAAAACAGGTTCACTTTTCAGGTAATACGGTTGCAGTAAACAAAGATCAATCTTTACTCTTAAAAAAAGGAAATTGGCTTTGGACAGAATTACTAGACACAGAAACTATTTACTATTGTAAACTCTTCTTCTTTTCTGAACAAAAACTCACTGATTTTTTAAGCAAATATACCAACAATGTCAAACCTTACAAAGAAGAAGTCCCCTATTTTGTTATTGAAAATGACGATTACATTGCTGCTTTTATAAGCTCTCTATCTTCAAAAGCATTCGAAAAAAACAATTACAGCTCTGCTCTATTATCTTTAAAGTTTGACGAAATAATGTTATACCTACTTGATAAATATGGGAATCCATTTGAGTACTATTTACATGCTTTGATTTCAAAAGAAATATCCCCTTTTAACAGCACAATAGAAAGCCATATTAATTCCAATCTTAAAGTTGAAGAAATTGCTTTTTTATGCAATATGAGTTTATCGACTTTTAAACGCCATTTTATTGCAGCTTACAATAGCCCTCCGGGACAATGGTTTCAAGATAAACGTCTTCAAAAAGCAAAAGTATTATTACAGGAAGGTCATCTAAAACCTTCCGATATTTACTTAGATATTGGATACAACAATCTATCAAATTTCAGTACTGCCTTTAAAAACAAGTTTGGAATCAATCCAACAGAAATCTCTAATTAAGCACGCGCCTCTCCTTTTGTTACTTCATTAACAACCAGAGCTATGGCACCATCCCCTGTAACATTACAAGCAGTACCAAAACTATCCATTGCAATATATAAAGCGATCATTAACCCTAACATTTCTTCAGAAAAACCTAACATTGATTGTAGGATACCCACAGCTGCCATTATAGCGCCTCCAGGCACTCCTGGTGCTGCAATCATAGCTATTCCTAACACAAAAATAAATCCTGCAAAGAGTGTAAAATTAAAAGGCATGCCTTGCAAAACCATTAATGCCATAGCACAAGCAGTAATTTTCATAATACTTCCTGAAAGATGAATGGTAGCACATAATGGAATAACAAAGCCTGCTATTTTTTCAGAAACCCCATTCTTTAATGCTTGTTCTAAGGTTACAGGAATCGTAGCTGCTGAAGACTGAGTCCCTAATGCGGTAAAATAAGCAGGCATCATCGTTGCTAACAACTTTAAAGGATTCTTTTTTGTAAGAATACCTGCAATAGTATATTGAAGTAATAACAATAGAATATGTAAGGCAAAAATGACTCCAATAATACTTATAAATATAGAAAGGATTGAGAATACCTTTCCACTAAAAGACATACTTGCAAATATCCCTAAAATAAACAGAGGTAATAAAGGTACAATCACGTTTTCTATTAATTGCATTATAATTTTTTGAAAATCTTTTACCACTAATTTCAAACTAGATTGTTCCTGCGAGGCAAGTCCTAAACCAATTACAAATGCTAAGACTAAAGCTGTCATGACATCTAATGCTGGCGGAATATTAATACTAAAATAAGGTAATAATTCAAGACCTGAATCAGTAATCTGAGTTGCTTCATTGACATGAGACTCTAAAAGCATTGGAAAGATATTAGAAGCTGTAAAATAGGTCATAAAGCCAGAAAACAAGGTAGACCCATAAGCAATACCGGCCGTTAGCAATAACAGCTTACCGGCACCTTTGCCTAAGTCGGAAATGGCAGGCATTATCAAGCCCATTATTATTAACGGAATAGCAAAATTTAAAAATTGCCCAAAAAAAGCATTAAAAGTTGCAAACACACGGTTTATAGATTCCGGGAGATAATGTCCAAAAACAATACCTAATACTATGGCTAGAAAAACTTTAAATAATAAGTTTGAAAATATGCGCTTCATAAGATCTACTAATTGGTACAAAAAATAATAGTTTTTTTATACGTTATTTTTAAGCTCGCTAATATACAACCAATCGCAGGATTGAACATTTAATAAGTTATTTATTTAAATTTTATACGTCCATAGCTTCGCTTTATAAAATAAGATTTAACGCAGATAATATTATTGCCACAAACCCTTTATTAGATCATCAATTTATGACTCTTAACACCTATAAAAGGCCAAACTACTTTTATAGGTACTTCAAAACCCCACAATCAGTCCATAAAACTCTAAAACAAAAAACACATAAACAGTAACAACCACAAAGTCAACACGCTACAATCTACACTTAATTTATTTAATAAGAAGCACAAAATATTGACCTATTTTCATAAGTTAATGAACCATTTCAATAAATAAAGAACAAACAACCAAACTTACATTTGCACTATACTTACAAACATTAGTTTTTTGTAAGATTCAATTAAATAATAATTTAAAACATATAATTATGGCAAATGTAACAAAGCCTGTATTTAAAGAAAAATACGGGAATTTTATTGGAGGTAAATTCGTTGCTCCTGTTAACGGTCAATATTTTGATAACGTCTCCCCTGTAGATGGTAAAGTATTCACGCAAGCAGCACGTTCTTCTCAAGAAGATATAGATCTTGCTTTAGATGCCGCACATGACGCGTTTCCTGCCTGGAGTACATCTTCAGCAACAGAGCGTAGTAATATGCTATTAAAAATCGCTCAAGTTATGGAGGATAACTTCGAGTACTTAGCAACTTTAGAAACCATTGATAACGGTAAACCAATTAGAGAGTCCCGCGCAGCAGACATCCCTTACTGTATCGATCACTTCCGTTATTTTGCTGGAGTTATCCGCGCAGACGAAGGTAGTATTTCAGAACATGACAAAGACACCGTTAGTATTGTATTACATGAGCCCGTAGGTGTTGTTGGCGAAATTATCCCTTGGAACTTCCCAATGTTAATGCTAGCTTGGAAAATTGCTCCAGCATTAGCTGCAGGTTGTACTGCTGTTGTTAAACCCGCAGAACAAACACCTACAAGTGTTATTATGCTAATGGAACTTATTGGTGACATTTTACCTGCAGGTGTATTAAACATTGTAACTGGTTTTGGTGCAGAAGCTGGTGCAGCTTTAGCAACCTCAAAACGTATTGCAAAATTATCGTTTACTGGCTCTACTGAGACTGGACGAAAAGTATTACACAATGCAGCAGAAAATATTATTCCTGTAACAATGGAATTAGGTGGTAAATCTCCAAACGTATTTTTCCCATCTGTAGCTGCTCATGATGATGACTTTTTTAGCAAAGCTATTGAAGGAGCGTTAATGTTTTCTTTAAATCAAGGTGAAATTTGTACAGCTCCATCTCGAATTTTAGTACACGAAGATATTGCAGATCTATTTATCGAAAAAATGAAAGTGCGCTTAAAAGCAATCAAAACAGGAAACCCATTAGATCCTGAAACAATGATTGGATCTCAAGTCTCTAAACCACAATACGATAAAATCCTTGATTATATCAAAATAGGAAAAGATGAAGGTGCAGAAGTCGTTGCTGGTGGGAGCGCTGGTAATTATGACGGTGAGCTTTCTGAAGGTTATTATATACAACCTACCGTTTTAAAAGGACATAATAAGATGCGTATTTTCCAAGAAGAAATTTTTGGGCCAGTTGTAGCATTAACAACATTCAGCTCTACTGAAGAAGCTATTGCAATTGCAAACGACACACCTTATGGCTTAGGTGCTGGGGTTTGGTCTCGTGATGCTCACGAATTATACCAAGTACCACGTGCGATACAAGCAGGTAGAGTCTGGGTCAATCAATACCATACCTACCCTGCTCATGCTCCTTTTGGAGGCGTTAAGGAGTCTGGTTTTGGTCGTGAAAACCATAAAATGGCTTTAGATCATTACCGTGTTGTAAAAAACATGTTAATCTCTTACGACAAGAAACCGATGGGCTTCTTTTAATAAAGACCTAATTATTTATATTTTACCTAAAACCTCAGAGACCTCTGAGGTTTTATTTTTCTTTTACAAGAAGATTGCGACGTCACACTTCTATGTAATGACAATCATATAAAAAACCGCTTTCAAGTAATTGAAAGCGGTTTTTTACGTGTTCTATTTTTTGTCTACAATCTAAAATCCAAATCCTACAGAAAACTGCCATACTCTATTTTTAGGAGAGCCATCATCATAAATATCTCCTAATCCCAGATGGTAGCGCACCCCTAACGTCACGTTAGACTCTGTTTTAAAACCCACTCCAAAATTAACACCATAATCAAAATTGTTTGGCTCAAACTCTTGAGACGTGTCAAACAAATTAAAATTACTATCATATGTTTCTTTATGAGAAATAGCATAACCTATTTGTGGCCCAGCTTCTAAATAAAACGTCCTTACTGGATACAGTTTTAAAGACAACGGTAGATTTATATAATTTAATTTTTGTGTAAATGTCCCACCATCAGTTTCAATTTGATACCCTTGTTGAGAATACAAAGCTTCTATTTGTATAGACGCAAAATCTGTAATATAAGATTCGCCATAAACACCAACATGAAATCCACTACGTTGCCCTGTTTCTGTATCGCCGTCATATTGTACAGCTGCTAAATTATATCCCGCTTTAATACCTCCGTTAGATTTGCTTTTAATTGTTTGTTCTTGTCCGTTTACTGAAAATAGAGCACCAAAAAATAGGGCCATTAATATATATTGCTTTTTCATAAGTAATTGTTTTTAAGTAAAAAAAATGTAATGTATGCCTTAGTTATTTCCCGCCATTTGCCTGCAGATCTGCAATACATTGTGCATCTAATTGTGGTATCGCACCACCAGAGATCATGCCCATAGCACCGCCACCTGTTTCGGCCTGCCAGTACATTAAGCAACTATCAACATCACAATGTTTTGGATGGTCTGCATCTTCATGACTAGATTGCAACGCACTTCCTAAGTTTGTCAATCCTAATATATGTCCAAACTCGTGTGTGATTACCGTAGATTCTAATATTGGTGTTGTATTTGTAAAAGTTCCGGAGGTTAACTCCTCAATCGTTTCTTGATAAATCACAAAAGAGGTATTGCGATAAGCGGTACCAAGTACGACACCTGTATCGGTATTATTTCCCGACTCACCATCTGCAAAAAAGGCCCAAACTGCAATTTGATTATTGTTGTTATATAAGGTTCTATTATCGTCTTCAATAGCGGCTATTTCTTCATTAGAATAAGGAGATTGTCCTGGAGATGGGATTGCTCGTTTTTGTACCGTAATTCCGTCTGGCTTATGTGTTCTAGCCTCTAAAAAAGCAACAAAATTATTTACTGCTGTTTCTGAAGGTTCAAAGCCTTCAACATAAACAAGCTCTACAACCAAGCTAGAAAAGGTTGTATCAGACAACAAATCGTTTGCAGACACTCCCACAGATAATTGGTTTGCCATCTCAGTAGTATTAGAATTCGATGGCGTATCGTCATTACTACATGATAACAATACAAATAACACTATACTTAAAACGCTTATCTTTTTCATATTTATCCTTTTGTTTTTTAACGGTACTGCTACACGATTAAGTATAGCAGCACTGTTAAAAGTAATAATAACCACTTAACTTAACGACTTTATATTTGGGTTAACACTAAAGTTAACGCTGCATTTGTTGTGCTTTGTAAAGAAATTGAAGTACTACTAAAACTAGTCACTGCCCAGTTCTGGTTTAATAAATTAAAAGCTAAGTTTCCTGTAAACGATAAGTTTAAAAAGACTTCTGTCTCAGAGGTTACTTGGTAAGTCCCTAATACATCTTGTACTGTTGTACTTACTACATTGTCCGCAACTACTGATAAATCGTTAGCAAAATCTAAAGTAAACTCTGCAAAATCTATAGCTGTATCCACTCCTGCGTCAATAACAGATTCTACTTGAAAAACACCATCTACTAAAATAAGTTCTAATTCATCTGCTGCATTTTGTGCTTGCTCCTCTAGTCCTTCAATACCAAGACAATCTGTAATGGCAGCCTGTAATTCG
This portion of the Olleya sp. Bg11-27 genome encodes:
- a CDS encoding porin family protein; translated protein: MKKQYILMALFFGALFSVNGQEQTIKSKSNGGIKAGYNLAAVQYDGDTETGQRSGFHVGVYGESYITDFASIQIEALYSQQGYQIETDGGTFTQKLNYINLPLSLKLYPVRTFYLEAGPQIGYAISHKETYDSNFNLFDTSQEFEPNNFDYGVNFGVGFKTESNVTLGVRYHLGLGDIYDDGSPKNRVWQFSVGFGF
- a CDS encoding membrane metalloprotease, coding for MKKISVLSIVLFVLLSCSNDDTPSNSNTTEMANQLSVGVSANDLLSDTTFSSLVVELVYVEGFEPSETAVNNFVAFLEARTHKPDGITVQKRAIPSPGQSPYSNEEIAAIEDDNRTLYNNNNQIAVWAFFADGESGNNTDTGVVLGTAYRNTSFVIYQETIEELTSGTFTNTTPILESTVITHEFGHILGLTNLGSALQSSHEDADHPKHCDVDSCLMYWQAETGGGAMGMISGGAIPQLDAQCIADLQANGGK
- a CDS encoding dicarboxylate/amino acid:cation symporter yields the protein MKRIFSNLLFKVFLAIVLGIVFGHYLPESINRVFATFNAFFGQFLNFAIPLIIMGLIMPAISDLGKGAGKLLLLTAGIAYGSTLFSGFMTYFTASNIFPMLLESHVNEATQITDSGLELLPYFSINIPPALDVMTALVLAFVIGLGLASQEQSSLKLVVKDFQKIIMQLIENVIVPLLPLFILGIFASMSFSGKVFSILSIFISIIGVIFALHILLLLLQYTIAGILTKKNPLKLLATMMPAYFTALGTQSSAATIPVTLEQALKNGVSEKIAGFVIPLCATIHLSGSIMKITACAMALMVLQGMPFNFTLFAGFIFVLGIAMIAAPGVPGGAIMAAVGILQSMLGFSEEMLGLMIALYIAMDSFGTACNVTGDGAIALVVNEVTKGEARA
- a CDS encoding aldehyde dehydrogenase family protein, which codes for MANVTKPVFKEKYGNFIGGKFVAPVNGQYFDNVSPVDGKVFTQAARSSQEDIDLALDAAHDAFPAWSTSSATERSNMLLKIAQVMEDNFEYLATLETIDNGKPIRESRAADIPYCIDHFRYFAGVIRADEGSISEHDKDTVSIVLHEPVGVVGEIIPWNFPMLMLAWKIAPALAAGCTAVVKPAEQTPTSVIMLMELIGDILPAGVLNIVTGFGAEAGAALATSKRIAKLSFTGSTETGRKVLHNAAENIIPVTMELGGKSPNVFFPSVAAHDDDFFSKAIEGALMFSLNQGEICTAPSRILVHEDIADLFIEKMKVRLKAIKTGNPLDPETMIGSQVSKPQYDKILDYIKIGKDEGAEVVAGGSAGNYDGELSEGYYIQPTVLKGHNKMRIFQEEIFGPVVALTTFSSTEEAIAIANDTPYGLGAGVWSRDAHELYQVPRAIQAGRVWVNQYHTYPAHAPFGGVKESGFGRENHKMALDHYRVVKNMLISYDKKPMGFF
- a CDS encoding helix-turn-helix domain-containing protein produces the protein MAIENIPEIYIKDSTKNSDLFVYDFKMSNDVVKSKVNLGMNMFSFLQVGKKQVHFSGNTVAVNKDQSLLLKKGNWLWTELLDTETIYYCKLFFFSEQKLTDFLSKYTNNVKPYKEEVPYFVIENDDYIAAFISSLSSKAFEKNNYSSALLSLKFDEIMLYLLDKYGNPFEYYLHALISKEISPFNSTIESHINSNLKVEEIAFLCNMSLSTFKRHFIAAYNSPPGQWFQDKRLQKAKVLLQEGHLKPSDIYLDIGYNNLSNFSTAFKNKFGINPTEISN